CCTTCCTGGGGCAGGGTCTTCCGTGATTCATCTTCTGTCTGTGTACTTGAGCCAGCACCCCTCGGCTCAGTGCGCGTCCCAGACAGCAGCACCGCCCCACCTGGGAGCTCGTGGGAGGCACAGCATCCCGCAGCCTTCGGCAGGGTCCCCCGTGAGGCGTGTGCACGTTACGTTTCAGGAAGCACTGACCCAGACCGTAGCCTCGCGTCCCACATAAGCCCTCAGCCCCTCCGCGTGAGTCCAGGTGCGCGGAGTCAAGTGCACAGAAGTTTCCGGAAGGGTGTCCTTTCGGCCCCCGCCAGCGTTGCCTGGCAACACCCACCGCACGGCTCCCTCGACGCCTGCCGAGAAGACGTGGGTGTGGGTGCGTAGCAGCTGCCAGTTCCTGGGAGGGGGTAAGAGGGTGTCTGCCATCTGGCCCCCTCTCTTTCCAGGAATGTCCGACTTCCAGTACTTGGCTGTGCACACGGAGGCGGGCGGCAGGTGCGTGTCTATGTATGACAAAGTGCTCATGCTAAAGCCTGAGAAGGAGAGTTTCTTCCACCAGGAGCTGCCGCTCTACATCCCCCCGCCCATCTTCTCTCGGCTGGACACCCCGGTGGACTATTTCTACCGACCGGAGACACAGCACCGgtaagccccacccccacccccacgacGGCATCAGGGTTCAGAGCAAGGGCCCTGCGGTCACAGGGCCTGGGTCTGAGGCTCACCTCTGCCACTCGCGGGTCAGGCAGCCAGCACTGCCGGCTTCGCTCAAGCCCGTGGCTCCAGTGCCTCGAGACACAGAGCAGCCGGTGACCGTGCCCCAGCTGGAGGCCTCGCTCCGAACTCCCCGCACCATGGAGAGTGAATCAGGATGTCACCCTCAGCCTTGAAGTCCCATCCCCAAAAGCATGAAACACTTAGAAGGGTGAGTGCCTGGCAGAGTTTGGTAGAATAAGCAAGCGACCAGTCCATTCGTAGGGAGGTGGCTAATGGAATCACAGCCCTTCTGTGCCAGGGAGCACCACGTGGCCTCAGACAGCAGGCTCGTGGGCTGACGTGGCACTTGCCCAGGGTACCTCGCTCTGTGAAGAAAGCAGGCGTAGGAGCACGTTCTATAGCATGAAAGTAAGCTGTGGTATGATCATAGAAATCTAGAAAGATCTGGAAGATTGGGCCCAGAGCAGTTGTCTCTAGAAGGTGAGAGAAATGTTCTTTCCTCACTAACTCTTGCCATCAACAAGCACTGACTGCCTGTTGTGGCCCGGGGCGCTCCTCGGAGCCTGCGTCGTCAGCCGAGAACAGCACAGCACATAGGAAGGAGGTCCTGTGCTGGGCGGGGCCGGGAGCTGGATGGAACACAAGCAGATGGTGAGCGAGCAAGGGGCCCGTGGCCTGGTGCACGTCTCAGAGGAGATCAAAGGGGTGTGGGTCATAAGGGGCAGTGagggggctgagggctgggggccCCCAGAGGGGCTGACATTTGAAACAAACCTGGGCGATGACACAGCTGGGTAGGTGAAGATCCGGGGAAAACATTCTAGAACAGAGGATTGGCACATGCAGAGTGGTCGCAGAGTGAGCCTGGACGCGTGGTAGGGGTGAGAGTCTCATGGGCCATGGTAAGGGGCCTAGATTTGGTCCGAAGGAGAAGGTATGTTCTCTGCCTTTAACAAAATACGGAGAGTTCCAGACATAGCCCAAAGTAGTGAGAATTGTCTAGTGGAGGCCGGGCTACGGTAGCAGCTTCAGCGGCTGGCACCGGTCCGCTGCTTGCCCGAGCTCGAGCCCCGGCCCGGCAGCGCGGCCTCGAGAACGCACCCTGCGTGCCTCCTGCGGGGAAGGGCTTGTTTTCTTACACGACCCTGCTGAACCTGCCGCTCTGTCACCAGAGCGAGGAGCCTTCCATGTTCCCCAGCACCTTCCGGCACCGGTCCGCTCGCAGTCTCCCCAGCCAGAAGCGGGCCACGCGGCAGCCTCTTCGCGGCCCTCGGCCTGTTGGATCCGCAGCCCCCACTCCCTCCTGACCGCAGGAGCAAGTGGTGGTTAGATGGGCAAAACGTGACAGAAACGTGGAAGCGGAAAGGGTCAGCCGCGCCCTCCCGGCCCGCAACCCTCCACATGGGATGATGGAGTTTTCCGTGTGTGTGCTCTAGTCGGCTGTCCTCGGCACAGGAGTTTTAGGGGAGAGACCATGTGCATATTTCTGAAATGTTCTGATTATTTTTATCCCACAAGCATTTTACTCTCAGAGTCGGAGACGGACAAAATACACAGAAGGAGAAGATAGGCCCTCTGCACTGCTGGCCCTGGCTGGCAGTGGCTGAGTCACCCTCTGTCCCCTAGGGCCAGTAGGCAGCTGCTCTGAAGCTTCTGACGGGGTGATAAGGGAGGAAGGCTGGCCGCCATGTGGTTTATCGATTTTCCAGCAAATGGAAAGAACCTGCCTTTCTTCCCAGGGCCCCCATCGATCTTCCTGCCCTGCTGGCCCCTCTGTGGGTCCAGGGAGGTCCGGCTTCCTACAGGACGACGGGCAGAGGAAGGCTGGCCTGACGGGGGTCCCTCGTCCTTGAGGAAGTTAGCAGGGAGTCCTTTCCCTGTGCTGACGGGCCCCGGCGGGCAGCCGTTCCTTGCTGTGCTCTGGCGGCGGGCTGCCAGGGCTGGAGTGAGCCGCCACCCGTGCCTTCCCTCTTGGGGGTGGTCGGGGTCTCGAGGGGTAGCCTTGAAAAGCGGGCAGTGTTGTACCTGTTCAGGATGATTCCTAATGGAGTCATGTTACAAAAAAAGGCACAGACTTGCTCCCGTCTTTGTAATTGTGTTTTCCAGTGTGAAAAATCACTCTGTTCCTTGTAAGTATACAGATGGTTTGTACTCGTGtagaaaatgaaggtaaaatggaaacaaatttaaaaggtagTGATCACCTGAATGAAAACCTGTGACGTCCAGGCacactttaaaatgcatttcagaaGAATCTCGGGGTTTGGGGTGAGGTACGGATGCGATGGCAGTCACTGTTGGAGCTCGTGATGGATTGTGGGGCTTCTGGAGGCTGTTCTCCCTGCTTTCGCCTAGGCCTGACATTCGTGACCTCCCCCTCAGTGACAGCCGGGCCTGGTGCCCAACGAGAGACCTGAGCAGACGTGGCGTCAGAATGCTCACTCGCTTCCAGCCTCTGTGCTGTATGATGGTAGTTCGGTAACGTCCGTCTTCCCTGCACCTGCCTGTTGCAGAGATGCTTCTGGGCCGAACGTGCTCTTTCGGAGGGAGGCAGGACAGGCGTCACCGGGCCCCTGGCCAGCCTCCCCGGGTGGGAGTCCCGGCTCTGTCCGCACGAGCTCTGACTCCAGGCGGCTTTCTGGCTGCTGTCGGTTACCTCGTAGGAAATTGGTTCCTTCCTCGTGGAATTGTTTTGGGGTTAAATAAGCGAATCATAAAAGCGTGGCTGTTGCCTGACAGCTGATCAGCCGTGTCCTGAGTGGCCGCGCCTTTCCCTGACCTCCCTGCTCCGCCTGACGGGCAGGCGGCTGGCGGCTGGCGTCACAGCCCGGGGGGCTCCCTGCCTGGTCCGGTCAGGCCCGTGCCTGGGGTCTCCTCGGCACCCGGGCCCAcgccagctctctctgccccagggAAGGCTACAACAACCCGCCCGTCTCAGGCGAGAACCTGATCGGCCTGAGCAGGGCCCGGCGCCCCCACAATGCCATCTTCGTCAACTTTGAGGAGGACGAGGTGCCCGTGCGGCCCCTGGAGGCTGCGGTGCAGACGTGGAGGAGGATCTCCACCAACCCGGTGGACcggaaggtggaggaggagctgAGGAAGGTGAGCTCGGGGCGGCCTCTGCATGGACCACCCCCCGGGAACCCGGCCGGGCCCCCCCTCCGTCCCTCATCATTTTGCCTTCGGCTGTGCTGACTTTTTAAAACCGGTTCGTCGGCACGTGGGAGCTTTTCACCTCCAGATGTCACACGTCAAAGCCATGACGGCACAAGCCAGTTCCTTGGGGGCGCTAAGCAATCGGTACCTCGTCTGCTTGTGACTTCACAGTGGAGCCCGGGTTTGGGAAGCTTTCGCTCATGCATCGTTGGAGCAAGAAACCACATGGAGCACCTCCTGTGCTTCATCCCCAGCATGCTGGAGGGGACTGAGTGGCCTTCTGCCCGTCCCCTGGCTGGCAGGTCCTGGGAAAGCCGTGGGGCCTCTCACTCCTGCCTCTACAGGCACAGACGGCAGGTTCTCAGTGAGACCACGTTGCTGCTGGCCGAGGCTCACCTCTTCCCTTGCCGAAGCAGACTGTTcccttggggtttttttcttaaagagactgTGTGGACACCTTTCTAGCGGTCACTGGTCGCTGGAGGCGGTACCTGGGGGACCGCTGTCCGAGGCCCTTCCGTGTTCTCTGGACACAGTCCAATCCACAGCCTGGCGTAGGGCGCTTCCGGCCCTGGCCCTGCCATGcaccagccacactggcctcctgcgGTCCTCTCTTGGGCCCGGCCGTCCGCTTCGGCCTTTACGATAGCCCAGCTCAGGCTCCACCCTCTAGGCTGGAGCTGCTTGGGGTCCCAGGACACTGGCGTGTCCCCCTCTTGGCCCTGCCCTGGCTTCTTTGTTCAtctgcctcccccactgcccTGTGAGCTGCATGAGGACAGAGACCGTGTCTCTCGTGGTCATTTCCGGACACGGAAGTCTGGAGGTCCTGCAGCCACACCTGACCTGTGCTGGGTGTGCGGGGCTCCACTTGTGAAGGCAGGGACAGTGAGTGGGTGCGGCCGGGCCCAAAGGCTGCCGTGTGCTTGTCAGCAGCCGCTCTCTGCCAGCTCCTCCCCCAAAGGGTCTGCTGGGGGCTAGGCCAGTCCGGAGAGGCAGAgccggtgggggggaggggcgggaggctGCTGGTGCTCATCCCAGTCTCTgccttgaccccccccccccccccccccagctgtttGAAATCCGTCCCATCTGGTCACGTAACGCTGTCAAGGCCAACATCAGCGTCCACCCTGACAAGCTCAAGGTTCTGCTGCCCTTCGTGGCCTATTACATGGTGAGTGTCTGCCCAGCCTGGCACCTTGGGTCCCGCCAGGATTGCCCTGATCTCTGCTGTGACCTCCCAGAGCCACGGCAAAGCTGGCGGCTCGGTCCTGGTGCCCCCGGGAGGCCTGTTACAGCCCCAGGCAGGTCCCCTACAGCCTCCTCAGCAATGCTAGCCGTCCCTCGGCGATTTTAGGATTAGAGAGTAATCGCATAACTTGTGAATAAAGGGATTGTATGCTTTTAAACGATCTCACGTCGAGAACCTTCTAAGGACCAGGCGCTGGGTTAAATGCCGTGTACTTGTTACATCCTTTGTTCCTCCCTGGGGGGTGGCAACAGGAGTCCCTTCTTCCTCTGAGGCAgagccaaggctcagagaggtgcctCGATGTGCCAGGGTCCTGTAGCCAGCACGTGACACAGCCACTGGGACCCCAGCCTGTTGGGCTGCAGAGACCAGGCTCCGTAACCGCAGGGCCCCCAGCCTTGGCTCATTCTACCCgggcagagtggggtgggggtggggcagacccACCTTGGACTCGGTCCAGGAGGGCACAGAGATGAGGTGTCATTACTGAGGTTGCCAAAGGTGCCGGAGGAAGGCGTCCTACCTGCCGAGGGTCCCCACATGGAGCACTGGGAGGCAAGCCTGAGATGTGACCATAACGGCGATGACAGATGGGGCACAAAGAAGGCTCATCCCTCCTGTGCTTGGACCCCAGACTTCAGAGAGCGGCTGTCTGTCTTTTAGCATAGGCTTTCTAGACATAGGGCTTCAGGAGTACTGTTTGGGGACAGTATATCCTGTCCATTAGGATGGCagtaacatttattgggcacttactatgtgccaggcgccGTGGTGAAGGCTCCCGGgtcatcatctcatttaatcctcacagaaacAATGGAAAAGGGGGCTCCTGTCCTCTCGAACAGGAAGACCAAGTGGCCTGCCCAAGGTGACAGAGCTGCACCCGGCAGAACAGGGGTGGGGTTCCAGGGCTGTGTCCCCAACTCATGTCCCCCCAGGCCTACATCTCTGAGGGAGCCAGGGACCAGCCTTGGCCCCACCCCACACTCCCGCCTTTTGTCCCCAGATAACAGGCCCCTGGAGAAGCCTGTGGATCCGATACGGGTATGATCCCCGAAAAAACCCAGATGCCAAAATTTATCAAGTCCTTGACTTCCGAATCCGTTGTGGAATGAAATACGGTAAAAATTACTAAcgccttggttttctttctctctctcaatgtctttttttctacAGCATTCTCTTCTGTGATGGGAATGTATCCCTATGGCGAAGATAAAAGAGCCTTTTCCTCCTGGGTGAGATCTCTGCAGAATAGCAGAGAGATGGGGATCCCAGCCTGGGTCCCAGCTCCACCATTGGCCTTCGAGCCGCTAAACTTGTTATTCGTGCACTCGGTCCCTCCACCTGTTCTGGTTCCTGCGGTGGGGGCCGGGCACCCAATACCGCCTGGTCCCCAGGCCTGCAGTGAGGCAGCGCACACAGGGCGCCAGCACGCAGTCCCGTGTGGTTGGTGCCGTAAGGGTGGccgctggggcctggggcctgggggcctggagTCCCCTTCTCAGGAGCCGGCCCCAGCGAACCCTGGTGCGCGACTAGCGCAAAGCCACTTCTGATGGCCAGGAGGGCCCTGCACCCGCATGCACCCGACACGCCCTTCCTCGTCCGCAGGTTACGCCCCGAGTGATATGCCTGTCAAGGCCAAGCGCAGCACCTACAACTACAGCCTCCCCATCACTGTCAAAAAGATGCGTAAGTGCCCCGGCTCGCCCTGTGGATCAGGCTGATTTGCCCTCACGGAGACGCGGAGGGAGGTGGGCATCAGCatgccggggtggggtggggtggggtacgGTGGGGCTTCCCAAGGGGCCAGCGCTccgggcggggtggggagaaACGTCCTCCCGGATTCCAAAGTATTGTTGCTGTCCCCTTGCAGCCAGCCAGCTCGTCACCATGCACGACCTGAAGCAGGGCCTGGGCCCGTCAGGGACAGGTGGCACGCGGAAATCGACCTCTAACAAGTACAAGCTCAAGGTGGGTGCCCCTGAGCCCCAAAGGAGAGCATCTGCCTGCCCGGTTGGGGGTGCGGTGGACCGTGGAGAGGAGGCACCCCCCTCGTGCAGGCCAGACGCGCGCACACACCCTCGCACATACGCTCATCTCCCGGGTCGAGGCCACCAGGAGGGGCTTTGACCGAGGCAGCTCTTCCCACTTGGTGCCTCTGCACAGCTCCCAGCTTCCAGGATGGCCTTGGGGAGCACAGTGAGAGCTCAGGGTGTGAGCCGCCCAGCCCCGGGGGCCTCGACCATCTGGGCAAAGAGGCAGTGGCCGGTGTCAGCGGGGAGCGCAACACCGGCAGTGTGCGTGGCTGCCCTTCGTGAGCCTGTGGCCGCCACCTGGACCGGCCCAGCGGGGCGGGTGCCCACACGCACGCGGGGCCACGGCAGACCACCTGGCCCCGCTGTGGGGGGCTCACGGGCTTACGGCGTCCTTGGCTCACCGGACGTGGGATTCCGTGGGCCTCCCGCCCACTCGGGCTGCTGGGAGTTGCACCCCCGGCCTCGGCTCAGCTGTCTCGTAGGGGACACGTGCCAGGGGCATGTGCAGC
The Prionailurus viverrinus isolate Anna chromosome D4, UM_Priviv_1.0, whole genome shotgun sequence genome window above contains:
- the GTF3C5 gene encoding general transcription factor 3C polypeptide 5 isoform X1 — encoded protein: MAAADAGPGTAVPVDLRRERRMVCVEYPGVVRDVSKMLPTLGGEEGVSRIYADPTKRLELYFRPKDPYCHPVCANRFSTSSLLLRIRRKTKRQRAVPGPGAHPEVTFDIEMLGIISTIYKFQGMSDFQYLAVHTEAGGRCVSMYDKVLMLKPEKESFFHQELPLYIPPPIFSRLDTPVDYFYRPETQHREGYNNPPVSGENLIGLSRARRPHNAIFVNFEEDEVPVRPLEAAVQTWRRISTNPVDRKVEEELRKLFEIRPIWSRNAVKANISVHPDKLKVLLPFVAYYMITGPWRSLWIRYGYDPRKNPDAKIYQVLDFRIRCGMKYGYAPSDMPVKAKRSTYNYSLPITVKKMPSQLVTMHDLKQGLGPSGTGGTRKSTSNKYKLKDSVYVFREGALPPYRQMFYQLCDLNVEELQRIIHRNDGAENCCTERDGWCLPKTSDNLRDTMSLMIRQTIRSKRPALFSSPTKADGGKEQLTYESGEDEDEEEEEEDFKPSDGSENEMETEILDYV
- the GTF3C5 gene encoding general transcription factor 3C polypeptide 5 isoform X2, with the protein product MKHLEGEGYNNPPVSGENLIGLSRARRPHNAIFVNFEEDEVPVRPLEAAVQTWRRISTNPVDRKVEEELRKLFEIRPIWSRNAVKANISVHPDKLKVLLPFVAYYMITGPWRSLWIRYGYDPRKNPDAKIYQVLDFRIRCGMKYGYAPSDMPVKAKRSTYNYSLPITVKKMPSQLVTMHDLKQGLGPSGTGGTRKSTSNKYKLKDSVYVFREGALPPYRQMFYQLCDLNVEELQRIIHRNDGAENCCTERDGWCLPKTSDNLRDTMSLMIRQTIRSKRPALFSSPTKADGGKEQLTYESGEDEDEEEEEEDFKPSDGSENEMETEILDYV